A genomic window from Nostoc sp. TCL26-01 includes:
- a CDS encoding TrbI/VirB10 family protein has protein sequence MSNQSQVVNTNSEATDNSKTTHRSQDFARMNGVEIPNGSETSSPVDEPKTEPEEIVTTRPVANHPLLKGLTVSGGVLLIVVIFATMISSINGALNSPGDKSAQQNAKTAQTDIKSDNENEEGELKTAIALTSQKGELQAVTKQDTETTSPTPTVTATVKTQPTPTRPVTIHSTPPPPIVTRPSRSDLKAVQPVVRQSAPAPIPKPVKSQVVSNPLPVRTTLKDPVQEWLAAANVGNYSSTDSGNADLNQQEPDLNNAQVDGGIGIKSSRQPESDGLRPTVGHRNSSPQSPPTNYASKQVLVGTRAAGVMETPVAWVGSRVSNQQPQNSLIRLTQPLKAFDGSEVLPKGAYVVAMINPTNSEIAQMTAVSALINSGGRTQEKQLPPNSILILGKNGNLLKAESRKGGSNLGSSLMASLLSGLSKVAEIQNRANSETTISSLGTTTTTTNNSEKDLVAGFAQGSINEILGRMKNSNEQQLQKLQQQQQVFVIESGKQVQVFVNQSISI, from the coding sequence ATGTCAAATCAAAGTCAAGTTGTAAATACGAATTCTGAAGCTACTGATAATAGCAAAACTACCCATCGGAGCCAAGATTTTGCTCGAATGAATGGGGTAGAAATTCCCAATGGTTCAGAAACATCATCACCCGTGGATGAACCAAAAACTGAACCAGAAGAAATTGTCACTACTCGCCCTGTAGCCAATCACCCATTACTAAAAGGGCTAACAGTCTCCGGTGGGGTGCTATTAATAGTTGTCATATTTGCGACGATGATTAGCTCAATTAATGGGGCGTTGAATTCCCCCGGTGATAAGTCAGCCCAGCAAAATGCAAAAACTGCTCAGACAGATATTAAATCAGATAATGAAAATGAGGAAGGAGAATTAAAAACAGCGATCGCTCTCACATCCCAAAAAGGTGAGTTACAAGCTGTCACTAAACAAGATACTGAAACTACATCACCAACACCAACAGTCACCGCCACTGTCAAAACTCAGCCCACACCAACGCGACCAGTAACAATTCATTCAACACCACCCCCACCTATTGTTACTAGACCTAGTAGAAGCGATCTCAAGGCCGTTCAACCAGTAGTGAGACAATCTGCGCCTGCTCCTATACCCAAACCTGTAAAATCTCAAGTTGTCTCCAATCCGTTACCCGTTCGTACCACTCTTAAAGACCCCGTGCAGGAATGGTTAGCAGCAGCTAATGTCGGTAATTACTCCTCCACTGACTCTGGGAATGCAGACTTAAACCAACAGGAACCAGATTTAAATAATGCCCAAGTGGATGGAGGTATAGGGATAAAGTCATCTCGTCAACCAGAGAGCGATGGTCTCCGACCGACGGTCGGTCATCGCAATTCTTCACCACAGTCACCACCAACTAACTACGCTAGTAAGCAGGTTTTAGTCGGTACTCGTGCGGCGGGTGTGATGGAAACTCCTGTAGCTTGGGTGGGTAGTCGTGTGAGTAATCAGCAGCCGCAAAATAGCCTAATTCGTTTAACTCAACCCCTAAAAGCATTTGATGGGTCTGAAGTTTTACCTAAAGGTGCTTATGTTGTAGCCATGATCAATCCCACTAACTCAGAAATAGCTCAGATGACAGCTGTTTCTGCACTAATTAATAGTGGTGGAAGAACACAAGAAAAGCAACTGCCACCAAATTCTATTTTGATATTAGGTAAAAACGGTAATTTACTAAAAGCAGAATCTCGTAAAGGTGGCAGTAATTTAGGTTCTTCGCTCATGGCATCTTTGCTATCTGGCTTATCTAAAGTAGCTGAAATTCAAAATAGGGCTAATTCAGAGACGACAATTAGCTCATTAGGCACGACTACTACGACTACTAATAATAGTGAGAAAGATTTAGTAGCTGGCTTTGCCCAAGGTAGCATCAACGAAATTCTAGGGAGAATGAAAAACTCGAATGAACAGCAATTACAAAAGCTACAGCAGCAACAACAAGTCTTTGTAATTGAATCAGGTAAACAAGTACAAGTTTTTGTGAATCAGTCTATTTCAATATGA